Genomic DNA from Lutibacter sp. A80:
CGCTGCTTATGGTATGTGGCTTCTAAATAATACAGGAAAAAAGAAGTTAAAAGTAGTTGTAGGTAGAGATGCCAGAATTTCTGGTAAAATGGTGAGTAGTTTGGTTTGTAATACATTAGTTGGTTTAGGAATTGATGTTGTAGACGTAGGTTTGTCTACTACACCTACAGTTGAAATAGCCGTTCCTTTAGAAAATGCTGATGGAGGTATTATAATTACTGCAAGTCATAATCCAAAACAATGGAATGCTCTTAAATTATTAAACGAAAAAGGAGAGTTTTTAAATGCAGTAGAAGGTGAAAAAGTACTAAATATTGCTGAAAACGACGCTTATTTGTTTGCTGAAGTAGATGATTTAGGAAACTATGAAGAAAATCAAAAATATATTGAAAAACATATTTCGGAAGTTTTAAATTTACCTTTGGTTGCTGTTGAAGCTATTAAAGAGGCTAATTTTAAAGTAGTTGTTGATGCTGTAAACTCAACAGGAGGAATCGCAATTCCTGCACTGTTAAAAGAGCTTGGAGTTGATTGTGTAGAATTATATTGTACTCCAAACGGACAGTTTCCTCACAATCCAGAGCCTTTAAAAGAACATTTAACAGCTATTTCAGAATTGGTGGTTAAAGAAAAAGCAGATTTAGGTATTGTGGTTGATCCAGATGTAGATAGGTTAGCTTTAGTTTGTGAAGACGGTTCTATGTTTGGTGAAGAATACACATTGGTTGCTTGTGCAGATTATGTGCTCGGAAAAACAAAAGGAAATACAGTTTCTAACTTATCTTCTTCAAGAGCTTTAAGAGATATTACAGAAAAACATGGAGGAACATACCAAGCAAGTGCAGTTGGAGAGGTAAATGTTGTAACATTAATGAAAGCTTCAAATGCTATAATTGGAGGTGAAGGTAACGGAGGTATTATTTATCCAGAATCGCACTATGGTAGAGATTCACTGGTTGGAGTAGCCTTATTTTTATCGCATTTAGCAAGTTTAAAGATTTCTTGTAAGCAATTACGTGATAGTTATCCAAACTATTTTATGAGTAAAAATAAAATTCAATTAACTCCTGAAATTAATGTCGATGCTATTTTAGAAAAAATGGCTTCAAAATATAAAAATGAGGATATTAGTACTATAGATGGTGTTAAAATTAATTTTGCTTCAGAATGGGTGCATTTAAGAAAATCTAATACAGAACCAATTATTAGAATTTATACTGAAAGTACTTCTCAAAGTAAAGCCGATAATTTAGCTGTACGTATTATTGATGAAATTAAAGAAATAATTTAAAAGGTAAGATTTTAAATATTAAAATTTAATAATAGTTGTTTAGATTCCCCTAATCTTCCGCTGGAAGATGAGGGGAATTTTTTTGTCAATTATTGATATTTCCATAGATACTAGTAATCAAACGATAATTTTGCCATTGTTGGTGTTTTTACCAACAATATAACAGCTCTTACTAAATATATTTATAAGATTAAAAAGCGTAGATTAAATTAAAATTAACCTTAAAAAGTGTTAACTACCAAGACTTTCCATTTAAATATATTTTTTCAATTTGATGATTTCCAAAAGAATATGGTATAAATCCATATGAATTAATAGGTTTTGTAAGTATTAAATTAGCTTTTTTACCTACAGTAATTGACCCTACCTCTTTTTCTAATCCCATTGCATAAGCGCCATTAATTGTTGCTGCGTTTATTGCTTCTTCTGGAGTCATTTTCATTTTAATACAGGCGGTAGATACTACAAAATTCATATTTCCAGAAGGTGTTGAACCAGGATTGTAATCGGATGCCAAGGCTATTGGTAAGCCTGCATCTATCATTTTTCGTGCAGGCGTGTAGGGAATACTTAAAAAATAAGAACAACTTGGTAAAGCTACAGGCATTGTTTGGGTATTTTTTAAAATTTCTATATCATCATTGTGCATTATTTCTAAATGATCTACAGATAATGCATTGTAATTTACACCAGTTTTAATACCTCCAATGGCATTAAATTGATTTACATGAATTTTTGGAATAAGTCCATATTGTTTTCCCGCTTCAAGTATAAATGCAGTATCTTTAACTGAAAAGTAGCCAGTTTCACAGAAAATATCTATATAATCAGCTAGTTTTTCTTTTGCAATTGTTGGAAGTATTTCATCAACTAGCATTTGTAAATATGCTTGTTTCTTAGTCTTGTAAGTATCTGGAACTGCGTGTGCACCTAAAAAGGTTGCTTTTATAGGGATTGGATAGTGTTCTTTAAAACGCTTTATTACACGTAACATTTTTAATTCTGCTTCAGCTGTTAAGCCGTAACCCGATTTAATTTCAATGGCTCCAGTGCCTAATTTAATCACTTCTTCTAAACGAATCTTACTTTGTTGGTATAATGCTTCTTCTGAAATTTCTTGTAATTTTTTTGACGAATTTAAAATTCCACCTCCTTTATTCGCAATTTCTTCATAAGATAATCCGTGTATTCTATCAACAAATTCTCCTTCTCTATTTCCAGCATAAACAATATGAGTATGCGAATCGCACCAAGATGGCAATATCATTTTTCCAGTGGCATCAATTGTTTTATCAACCGAAATAGTTGGACAATCTATCATTTTGCCATAGTTGGAAATAATGCCATTTTCAACCAATAAAAAAGCATTTGTAATGGTTGGTAATTCTTTCATTTCAGTTCCAGATAAAAATGAAACTGAATTATCTCTAACTTGTATTAACTCTTTTATGTTTTTGAATAAGGTACGCATTAAATTAATTTTTGGTCTAAACCTAACAGGTTTTAGAAACCTGTTAGGTTTGTGTTTATAATGTTCATTTTTTCATTCCTTTAAAAATAGAAATCCATCCCTGTAAAAGTGGATGTCTATCTGCATAAGAATGATAATTTATATTAAAAATTAACCTCTAATGTATTTTTTTGTTTAAGAGTGTTAATTATATTTGATTCTATATGTTTTAAACCTGTTAGGTTTGTGTTGTTTAGCGCTAGCTTGTAACGAGTGCGTTTATTATTTTGTCATTCCTGTGAAAATGGATACCTGCCTGTGCAGATATGACAGTTGAGTTAAATAATTCAACAATAATTACACTAAAATAAATCTCTCAAAATGTTGTCTTCAACTATATTTGGTATTGTTACTTTTAATTCTGGTCTTCGTTTCATTTCACGTTTTATAGCAAATAAGGCTTCTTCATTTCGTGCCCAGCTTCTGCGTGCAATACCGTTATTTACATCATAAAATAACATGTTTTTTAGTTTTTTTTCTGCTTCTTTTGTTCCGTCTAGCAACATTCCAAAACCACCATTTATAACTTCTCCCCAGCCTACACCACCACCGTTGTGGATTGAAACCCAAGTAGCGCCTCTAAAGCTGTCTCCAATTACATTTTGAATTGCCATATCAGCGGTAAATTTACTACCATCGTATATATTACTGGTTTCTCTATATGGCGAGTCTGTACCGCTTACATCATGATGATCTCTTCCTAAAACAACAGCACCAATTTCGCCATTTGCTATTGCATTGTTAAAGGCTTCAGCAATTTTAGCTCTTCCTTCGGCATCGGCATATAAAATTCTGGCTTGAGAACCAACTACTAATTTATTGGTTTTCGCATTTTTAATCCAGGTAATATTGTCTTGCATTTGTAATTGAATTTCCTTTGGAGAATTTTTCATGATTTCAGATAAAATACGCATAGCAATAGCGTCTGTTTTATCTAAATCTTCTGATTTTCCTGAAGTGCACACCCATCTAAAAGGTCCGAAACCATAATCAAAACACATAGGTCCTAAAATATCTTGTACATAAGAAGGGTATTTAAAATCGATATTATTTTCTGCAAATATATTTGCTCCGGCACGGGATGCTTCTAATAAAAAAGCATTTCCATAATCGAAAAAATAAGTACCTTTTGCAGTATGTTTGTTAATTGCATCTGTTTGACGAACCAACGATTGTTGTACATACTTTTTAAATTTTTCTGGATTATTTTTAATTAGCTCATTGCTTTCTTCATAAGTTAATCCAACCGGGTAATAACCTCCAGACCAAGGATTGTGTAATGAAGTTTGGTCGGATCCAACATGAATATATAGGTTTTCAGTATCAAAACGTTCCCAAACGTCAACAATATTTCCAATAAAGGCAATTGAAATAATTTCTTGTTTCTCTTGAGCTTCTTTTACCCGAACAACCAATTTATTTAGGTCATCAATCAATACATCTACCCAACCTTGTTCGTGTCTTTTTATAGCTGCATTTGCATTTACTTCAGCACAAACGCTTATACAACCTGCAATATTTCCCGCTTTTGGTTGTGCGCCACTCATTCCTCCTAAACCAGAGGTTAAAAATATTTTTCCGGAAGGAGTTTCATTTGTCTTTAATATTTTTCTAAAGGCATTCATTAAGGTAATTGTGGTTCCGTGTACAATTCCTTGAGGGCCTATATACATAAACGAACCTGCTGTCATTTGTCCGTATTGCGTAACACCTAGTGCATTGTATTTTTCCCAATCGTCTTGTTTTGAGTGGTTTGAAACCATCATTCCATTAGTAACTACTACTCTTGGGGATTCTGTTGAAGAAGGAAATAAGCCCATTGGATGACCAGAATACATGTTTAATGTTTGTGTATCAGTCATTGTGGCTAAATACTGCATTGTAAGAAGGTATTGCGCCCAATTTTGAAAAACAGCACCATTTCCACCATAGGTAATTAATTCATTAGGGTGTTGTGCTACTACTGGATTTAAATTATTTTGAATCATTAACATAATACCTGCAGCTTGTTGCGATTTTGCAGGATATTCTGAAATTGGTCGCGCATACATTTTGTAACCTGGTTTAAAACGATGCATATAAATACGACCAAATGTTTTTAATTCTTCAGCAAATTCTACTGCCAATATGTTGTGCCATTTTTTTGGAAAATAGCGCAATGCATTTTTAATTGCTAATTTTTTTTCTTCAATAGAAAGAATGTCTTTTCGTTTTGGAGCAGGATTCCCATGTTTTGGGTAAGGTTTTTTTTCTGGCAATTCAGATGGGATTCCTTGTAAGATTTCTGATTGGAACTCGGTATTTGTAGTTGTCATATTATACGTTTTAATTGCCTTATAGGTTCTAAATTTTAATTTTCACAAGTTTTTTATTTAGCGCTTTTTATGTCTGAATTGATTTTGAATTTAGTTAGAGTGCTAAACTTTTTTAATACGTTTCAAACTCAGTATCAAACTCGCTATACGAATGATTTATTTCTGATGTAATTTCTAACAGTTTATTAGATTTTAGAATGTTAATAGCTTTTTCAATATCCTTAGCAAACACACGATCTTCGGTTGTATGTTCTATATTAGAGCGAATAAGTTGGTGGACTTTATCTAATATTTTACTAGAATGTAACGGTTTTCTAAAATCAAAGGCTTGTGCAGCACATAGCATTTCAATTGCTAGTATTTTTTCTAAATTATTGAGTACTCTTAAGGCTTTTCTTCCAGAAATAGATCCCATACTTACATGGTCTTCTTGTCCTAATGATGTTGGTATACTATCGGCACTTGCTGGGAAACACAAGCCTTTGTTTTCACTTACTAAGGCAGCTGTTGTGTATTGTAAAATCATAAATCCAGAATTTAACCCCGAATCTTTTATTAATAAACGCGGTGTACCATCATATTTTCCTCCTAAAGACAAATAGGTTCTTCTGTCTGAAATACTTCCTAACTCAGCAGCAGCTAAGCAGGCATAATCTAACGGCATTGCTAGAGGTTGTCCGTGAAAACTTCCACCGCTAATAATTAAATCTTCTGAAATTATAACAGGATTGTCGGTAACCGAGTTCAGTTCTGTTTCAACAACTTCTTTTAAATGTAACCAAGCATTTCTAGAACTTCCATGTACTTGAGGAATACAGCGCATAGAATAAGGATCTTGAACTTTTCCACAATTTTTATGTGAATTTCCAATTTCAGAATCTCTTAAAAAAGAGCGCATTCTTGCTGCTACATGAATATTTCCTTTATAAGGTCTTGTTTGGTGTAATTCTTTGTAAAAAGGTGTTTGAGAACCCATTAAACCTTCAATCATTAAACTGCCTATTAAATCGGCATGCGATAAACACTTGTATAATTTATCGACTACAAAAACAGCATGAGATAGTATAAATTGTGTGCCATTTATTAAGGCTAAACCAGCTTTTGGATGTAAATTAATTGGTTTTAAATTAAATTTCTTTAAAACAACGGATGTATCTAAAAGGTCATTTTTATAATATACTTTTCCTTCTCCAATTAACGGTAAAAACAAATGTGCTAACGGACATAAATCTCCCGATGCTCCAACAGAACCTTGTTCAGGTACCATAGGAATTACATCATTTTCGATATGCCATAAAATACGATTTAATACGGTTGAAGATATTCCTGAATAGCCTTGAGAAAGCGAGTGTACTTTTAAAATTAACATTAATTTTGCTAAATCTATTGCTATTGGTTTTCCAACGCCAACAGCATGGCTTAGTAATATTTTACGTTGTAGCTCGCTGGTTTTATCTTTTGAAATTCGGGTGTCACATAAAGGTCCAAAGCCTGTATTTATACCATATACAGCTTTGTCTTTTTGAGAAGTTTTTAAAACAATATTATGACAATTTTCAATTTTTGTCAAAGCTTTATTTGTCAATGTAGCTTTAAGTTCGCCATTTAAAATTTGTAGCGCTTTTCCAACTGTAAGTACATCTATTCCGTAGTTAAACATATCGATTAAAGGTTTTATATTCACAAATTTACCATTATATTTGATGCCTAACAATACTATTGTTGTATATAATTAATAACTATGAGTTATCAAATAGAAATACGTCATCTTAATTATTTTTTAGCAGTAGCAGAAGAATTGCACTTTAGAAGAGCGGCAGATAAGTTGTTTATTTCTCAGCCAGGATTAAGCAGGCAAATTAAACAATTAGAAGCAGATTTAGGGGTTGCTTTATTTGAAAGGAATAATAGAAATGTAACTTTAACCAAAGCAGGGGAGTACCTTCAAAAGGAAGTAAGTAAACATTTGAAAGTATTAGATACTATTTTAAATACTACAAAAAGGATACATGAGGGTGTAGATGGCAATTTAAATTTTGGATATGTGGGTTCTGCAATGCAACATATTATTCCAAATTTATTGGTTAAAATTAGAAATGAATGTCCGAATATTCATTTTAATTTAAAGGAAATGGACAATCAAAAACAGTTAGATAATTTGCAAACCCAAGAAATTGATATTGGCTTTGTAAGGCTAGAACGTGTTCCAAACGATATAGAAATTACGCCAATTGAAGAAGATACTTTTTCGTTAGTTTTACCTGCAAATCATACTTTGAATTCAGGAAATTTTACAGATTTATCTCAATTAAGAGATGAAGCATTTATTATGTTCGACCCTTCTTATAGTTCTAATTATTATCAAAAAATAATGCAAATTTTTGACTATTGTGGTTTTACTCCAATAGTTTCACACAGAACTATACATGCTTCTTCAATTTATAAATTGGTAGAGCATAATTTTGGAATCTCAATTGTACCGAGTTCATTACAAATTGGAAACACTACAAATGTTAAATTTATTGAATTAAAAAAAATTCCGCAACGTACAAATTTATCTGCTGTGTGGAGCAAAAATAATAGCAATCCTGTTTTAGCTAAAATTTTAGAATTTATTTAAAAAAATGTATTTTAAAAGTTAATTGATTAAATAAATGTACTTTTAACGTTTATTTATTTTATAGAGAAAAAATAAGACTAAGTTGGTGGTACAAAAAAATACAAAATACTCCAATATAAGCTGGTTATAAATTTAAATTTTCTTATTTTTAACCTTTTGTAAAAAGTCATATTTATAACCCTATTTTAAAGTTATTTATCTGATAATAAATTTTTTAAGTTTAAAGACCTTCTACATGTTAAAACAATTCTTGTTACTAATGCACAAACAATTGATTTATTTACTTCTAATATTAGCTGTTTATGGGTGCAATACTAATGAAAAATACAGTGCAGTAACAACACCTACCGAAGCTTCCACATTTGTAGGTTCAATTAGTTGTAAAGAATGTCATCAACAAGAATACGATAGTTGGGAAGGTTCTCATCACGATCAAGCAATGAAATTTGCGGGGGAACATGCAATTTTAGGGGATTTTGATAATGCCATTTTTACACATAAAAACGTAAAAAGTACTTTTTTTAAAAAAGATGGAGATTATTATGTAAATACAGAAGGTTCAGATGGAACATACCGTGATTATAAAATAATTTACACTTTTGGGGTTACTCCTTTACAACAATACATTGTAAAGTTAGAAAATGGAAAATTTCATTGTTTAATTACAGCTTGGGATTCCGTAGAAAATAAATGGTATCATTTACAGCCAGATTTAGATATTGCCAATGAAGAATGGATGCATTGGACTGGTGGTTCTATGAACTGGAATAATATGTGTGCAGATTGTCACTCAACAAATGTTCATAAAAATTATGAAAGTGAAACAGATACTTATACTACTAGTTTTAGTGAAATAAATGTAAGTTGTGAAGCTTGCCACGGACCATCTAGTTCACATGTTGAGTTTTACGAAAAAGAACTAACAGGAACTCCTCCAAAAATGCATATGGGTACCGGTTTAAGTTCTGAAGATTTAGTGCAACAATGTGCTCGTTGTCATTCTAGAAGATCTCAATTTACAGATTATTATAATTATGAAGGTCATTTTTTAGATCATTATAACCCACAGCTATTAACAGATCCAACTTATTTTGTTGATGGGCAAATTAGAGATGAAGATTATGTGTATGCATCTTTTATGCAAAGTAAAATGTATTCTGAAGGAATTTCGTGTAGAGATTGTCACGATGTACATTCTATGGAGTTAAAAATACAAGGAAATAACCTTTGTTTAACCTGCCATGTTCCTAGTTATAATACTCCAGAGCATCATTATCACGAAGTAAATACAGAAGCATCGCAATGTATAAATTGTCATATGACTGGTAGAATTTATATGGGAAATGATTTTAGAAGAGATCATAGTTTTAGAAACCCAAGACCAGATCAAACAGAAAAATACGGAACACCAAATGCTTGTAATTCTTGCCATACAGATAAAAGTGCAAAATGGGCAGCAGATTTTATAAGAGAAAAATATGGCGAAGAACGTGCAGATCATTTTTCAGATCATCTTTTAGAAGGTTTTCATAACAATAAAGAAGGGTATGAAACATTATTTAGCAATACAAATTATCCTGAAATTGCAAGAGCAACAGCTATAAATCAATATATGACACATCAAGTGACGCGCGAAGATGTAAATAAGTTGCTTAAGTATTTAAAAGATTCTTCTGCATTGGTTAGAAACGAAACAGTAAAAGCATTAGAAACAACTAGAAGTCCTGAGTTTTCAAGTAATATAGCGCCTTTATTAAACGATTCTATACGTTTGGTGCGAATTTCTGCAGCAAGGTATTTTAATTTACTTGGTATAGATAGGTTAGAAGATGTAGCTTATAAAAATGCAACAAAAGAATATTTAAAAGACTTAAATTATAATTTAGATTTTGCCTCTGGAAATCATCAAAAAGCAATTTACTATCAATCTAAAAATAATACCGAAGATGCTATAAAACATTATGAAAGAGCTATTGAAATAGATAATTATTTTAATATGTCTAGAATGAATTTAGCATTAATTTACTACCAAATTGGTAGAGTTAAAGAAAGTGAAGCTCTTTATTTAAAAGTAGTAGAACAAGAACCAGAATTTAGTTCGTCGTATTATATGCTAGGCTTGTTATATAATGAAACCGGAGATACCGATAAATCTATGGAATATTTAGAGCTAGCAGCTAAAAAAGAACCTAGAAATTCAAGTGTATTTTATAATTATGCATTAATGCTTCAAAAGGCAGGAGATAATAAAAAATCTTTAGAAATTATTAATTCTGGATTGGAATTTTTTCCAAATACAGAAAGATTGTTATACGTTAAATTGTTAGGTGAATTAAATTTAGAGCAAAATTCCAAAGCTAAAGCTACTTGTTTAGAGTTATTAAAAATAGCACCGGATAATACAGATTATGCAAATATTTTAAAAAGTTTAGAGCAGTAAATTAGCGGGTATTTTAAACGTATTTTCAGAATTTAGTAGCTTGTTTTATAAAAACCATATTTAATATGTCTAATAAACCATTTCAATTTAAGCAGTTTTCTATTCAACAAGATAAAACAGCAATGAAGGTTGGAACAGACGGTGTTTTGTTAGGTGCTTGGGTAACTGTAGATGCTAGTACTTTTAGTATTTTAGATATTGGAGCAGGAACCGGATTAATTGCCTTAATGCTAGCTCAAAAAAGCAATGCAGAATTAATTGATGCAGTGGAGTTAAATACAGATGCTTATGAGCAAACTGTTGCTAATTTTGAAGAGAGTGATTGGGGAGATCGTCTATTTTGTTACCATGCATCACTACAAGAATTTGCAGAAGAAATTGAAGATACATACGATTTAATAGTTTCTAACCCGCCGTTTTATACCTCAACGTATAAAGAGCTAGAAAGTGAAAGAGCAATGGCGAGGCATACAGCAACATTAAGCTATAGAGAATTGTTGCAAGGTGTTTCTAAATTACTATCAAAAAACGGAAGTTGTGCATTTATAATTCCTTTTAATGAGGAAGCTAATTTTGTTAAAATTGCTGCTGAATTTAAGTTGTTTCCAAACCGAATTACCCAGGTAAAAGGAACTGAAACCTCAAAAATAAAACGCAGTTTATTACAATTTTCTTTTGAAGAAAAAGCTATTGAAAAAAATGAGTTAATTATTGAAATTGAACGCCATAAATATACCGACGATTATATAAAACTAGTGCAAGATTTTTATTTAAAAATGTAGTTTTTTTATTAAAAACCCTACTATTATAAACAGTTTTAAGGGGTTTTACTTATTTTGTCGTCCATTTCTTTTTTTAAATTAGTTGCAGCTATATAAATTGCAATGTTTTTTCTTAGGTAATATAAAGGTACCATAACTACAACCACTATTGGAATGGTGTAAATAAATTCTGTTTCATCAAAATAATCTAAATTATCATTTAGAACCGAAATTAGCTGAAATAAATATGTAGCTATTGGAATTATTAGTGTATGACTCCACCATTTATTATGAGTAATGTATAATAATATGAATAAAAAAAGTGGGGTGAATTTGTTGAATATCCAAAAAACATACATTTCAATTGTTTGAAAATACCCGGCTTTAATTGTTCCAAAAATGGTATCGTATTCTGAAATATCATTTGGAATTAATAAATGAAAATAGAGTAAAAAAGGCGTAATTATAATTAATATGGCAAGTATACTTTCATAAAGTAGGTATTTCTTTTTAGAAGGTTTCATTATAATTTAAAGATTCATTACATATAAAATAATGTGAATAGTATCAGTAATAACAAGCTGTATTTAAAATTACAAAGAATTATTTTAATAGGTGTGCTTTTTTTAATCAAAATAGAAAAAACTATCCTATTATGCTTTCTGGATTGTATCCTAAATACGCTGTGTTTTTGTGCTTAAATACTATGCCGTTTTTTTCAAGTTCTTTTAAAATAGGCTCGTAAATAGTTTTTTTAACTGGTATAATAACTCCTGTTGCTTTTATTTGTTTGTTTAGTATTTTTAAAGCTGCAATAGCAACAGGTAAACCAACAGTTTTTGCCATCGCAGTATAGGTTTGGTTGTCTCCAATGCATACCATACTACTTTCAATTTGTTGTTTTTTTCCATTTAGTTGGTATCCAAAAAGGTGCTGCATAACAATCATATCTTTGTCGTTCGCTTTTAAAGTCCAACTGTCTTTTAATATTTTTTCAAGAATTTGTGCAGGAGTAGCATTTTTTAATCCTACTTTTTTGTTAGCATCAAAAAGATTGAGTTCTAATAATTTTTCCCAAAGAATATCATCTTGATCAATTTTTAGATAATGTCTAAGTTTTAATTCAACAGAATCATTTGGGTTGTATGCTAAAAACGAATTGGTAAA
This window encodes:
- a CDS encoding LysR family transcriptional regulator, giving the protein MSYQIEIRHLNYFLAVAEELHFRRAADKLFISQPGLSRQIKQLEADLGVALFERNNRNVTLTKAGEYLQKEVSKHLKVLDTILNTTKRIHEGVDGNLNFGYVGSAMQHIIPNLLVKIRNECPNIHFNLKEMDNQKQLDNLQTQEIDIGFVRLERVPNDIEITPIEEDTFSLVLPANHTLNSGNFTDLSQLRDEAFIMFDPSYSSNYYQKIMQIFDYCGFTPIVSHRTIHASSIYKLVEHNFGISIVPSSLQIGNTTNVKFIELKKIPQRTNLSAVWSKNNSNPVLAKILEFI
- the glmM gene encoding phosphoglucosamine mutase, giving the protein MSLIKSISGIRGTIGGEVNNNLTPIDAVKFAAAYGMWLLNNTGKKKLKVVVGRDARISGKMVSSLVCNTLVGLGIDVVDVGLSTTPTVEIAVPLENADGGIIITASHNPKQWNALKLLNEKGEFLNAVEGEKVLNIAENDAYLFAEVDDLGNYEENQKYIEKHISEVLNLPLVAVEAIKEANFKVVVDAVNSTGGIAIPALLKELGVDCVELYCTPNGQFPHNPEPLKEHLTAISELVVKEKADLGIVVDPDVDRLALVCEDGSMFGEEYTLVACADYVLGKTKGNTVSNLSSSRALRDITEKHGGTYQASAVGEVNVVTLMKASNAIIGGEGNGGIIYPESHYGRDSLVGVALFLSHLASLKISCKQLRDSYPNYFMSKNKIQLTPEINVDAILEKMASKYKNEDISTIDGVKINFASEWVHLRKSNTEPIIRIYTESTSQSKADNLAVRIIDEIKEII
- the hutH gene encoding histidine ammonia-lyase, with the translated sequence MFNYGIDVLTVGKALQILNGELKATLTNKALTKIENCHNIVLKTSQKDKAVYGINTGFGPLCDTRISKDKTSELQRKILLSHAVGVGKPIAIDLAKLMLILKVHSLSQGYSGISSTVLNRILWHIENDVIPMVPEQGSVGASGDLCPLAHLFLPLIGEGKVYYKNDLLDTSVVLKKFNLKPINLHPKAGLALINGTQFILSHAVFVVDKLYKCLSHADLIGSLMIEGLMGSQTPFYKELHQTRPYKGNIHVAARMRSFLRDSEIGNSHKNCGKVQDPYSMRCIPQVHGSSRNAWLHLKEVVETELNSVTDNPVIISEDLIISGGSFHGQPLAMPLDYACLAAAELGSISDRRTYLSLGGKYDGTPRLLIKDSGLNSGFMILQYTTAALVSENKGLCFPASADSIPTSLGQEDHVSMGSISGRKALRVLNNLEKILAIEMLCAAQAFDFRKPLHSSKILDKVHQLIRSNIEHTTEDRVFAKDIEKAINILKSNKLLEITSEINHSYSEFDTEFETY
- the hutI gene encoding imidazolonepropionase; this encodes MRTLFKNIKELIQVRDNSVSFLSGTEMKELPTITNAFLLVENGIISNYGKMIDCPTISVDKTIDATGKMILPSWCDSHTHIVYAGNREGEFVDRIHGLSYEEIANKGGGILNSSKKLQEISEEALYQQSKIRLEEVIKLGTGAIEIKSGYGLTAEAELKMLRVIKRFKEHYPIPIKATFLGAHAVPDTYKTKKQAYLQMLVDEILPTIAKEKLADYIDIFCETGYFSVKDTAFILEAGKQYGLIPKIHVNQFNAIGGIKTGVNYNALSVDHLEIMHNDDIEILKNTQTMPVALPSCSYFLSIPYTPARKMIDAGLPIALASDYNPGSTPSGNMNFVVSTACIKMKMTPEEAINAATINGAYAMGLEKEVGSITVGKKANLILTKPINSYGFIPYSFGNHQIEKIYLNGKSW
- a CDS encoding urocanate hydratase, whose amino-acid sequence is MTTTNTEFQSEILQGIPSELPEKKPYPKHGNPAPKRKDILSIEEKKLAIKNALRYFPKKWHNILAVEFAEELKTFGRIYMHRFKPGYKMYARPISEYPAKSQQAAGIMLMIQNNLNPVVAQHPNELITYGGNGAVFQNWAQYLLTMQYLATMTDTQTLNMYSGHPMGLFPSSTESPRVVVTNGMMVSNHSKQDDWEKYNALGVTQYGQMTAGSFMYIGPQGIVHGTTITLMNAFRKILKTNETPSGKIFLTSGLGGMSGAQPKAGNIAGCISVCAEVNANAAIKRHEQGWVDVLIDDLNKLVVRVKEAQEKQEIISIAFIGNIVDVWERFDTENLYIHVGSDQTSLHNPWSGGYYPVGLTYEESNELIKNNPEKFKKYVQQSLVRQTDAINKHTAKGTYFFDYGNAFLLEASRAGANIFAENNIDFKYPSYVQDILGPMCFDYGFGPFRWVCTSGKSEDLDKTDAIAMRILSEIMKNSPKEIQLQMQDNITWIKNAKTNKLVVGSQARILYADAEGRAKIAEAFNNAIANGEIGAVVLGRDHHDVSGTDSPYRETSNIYDGSKFTADMAIQNVIGDSFRGATWVSIHNGGGVGWGEVINGGFGMLLDGTKEAEKKLKNMLFYDVNNGIARRSWARNEEALFAIKREMKRRPELKVTIPNIVEDNILRDLF
- a CDS encoding multiheme c-type cytochrome is translated as MHKQLIYLLLILAVYGCNTNEKYSAVTTPTEASTFVGSISCKECHQQEYDSWEGSHHDQAMKFAGEHAILGDFDNAIFTHKNVKSTFFKKDGDYYVNTEGSDGTYRDYKIIYTFGVTPLQQYIVKLENGKFHCLITAWDSVENKWYHLQPDLDIANEEWMHWTGGSMNWNNMCADCHSTNVHKNYESETDTYTTSFSEINVSCEACHGPSSSHVEFYEKELTGTPPKMHMGTGLSSEDLVQQCARCHSRRSQFTDYYNYEGHFLDHYNPQLLTDPTYFVDGQIRDEDYVYASFMQSKMYSEGISCRDCHDVHSMELKIQGNNLCLTCHVPSYNTPEHHYHEVNTEASQCINCHMTGRIYMGNDFRRDHSFRNPRPDQTEKYGTPNACNSCHTDKSAKWAADFIREKYGEERADHFSDHLLEGFHNNKEGYETLFSNTNYPEIARATAINQYMTHQVTREDVNKLLKYLKDSSALVRNETVKALETTRSPEFSSNIAPLLNDSIRLVRISAARYFNLLGIDRLEDVAYKNATKEYLKDLNYNLDFASGNHQKAIYYQSKNNTEDAIKHYERAIEIDNYFNMSRMNLALIYYQIGRVKESEALYLKVVEQEPEFSSSYYMLGLLYNETGDTDKSMEYLELAAKKEPRNSSVFYNYALMLQKAGDNKKSLEIINSGLEFFPNTERLLYVKLLGELNLEQNSKAKATCLELLKIAPDNTDYANILKSLEQ
- a CDS encoding tRNA1(Val) (adenine(37)-N6)-methyltransferase, translated to MSNKPFQFKQFSIQQDKTAMKVGTDGVLLGAWVTVDASTFSILDIGAGTGLIALMLAQKSNAELIDAVELNTDAYEQTVANFEESDWGDRLFCYHASLQEFAEEIEDTYDLIVSNPPFYTSTYKELESERAMARHTATLSYRELLQGVSKLLSKNGSCAFIIPFNEEANFVKIAAEFKLFPNRITQVKGTETSKIKRSLLQFSFEEKAIEKNELIIEIERHKYTDDYIKLVQDFYLKM